The genomic DNA GTTGAGTAAAATTGATATTGAACAAACCATTTTTAACAGACCGACCAAATCATAATGGACGGTCTGTTTTATTTTTGTAGGGTTTGAAGAGTAAATACGGTAATTTCGGGCGGAGAGAGAAACCGAAAGGGAAGCCTTGTTGTACCTAAGCCTCTATTTACATAAAGAGTCAAAGGATCACCTGCCTGATCAATTTGATAAAATCCTTCAAAATATTTTTTGGCAAACGGGGGCTTTATAATAGCTCCTAAAAAAGGAATTTGAATTTGTCCTCCATGACTGTGTCCGCTTAATTGGAGTTGAACATTTCCTATGCTAGCAGCCTTATCGGCTAAGTCAGGTGCATGAGATAAAAGGATGGTATATGCCTCATTAGGTATGCTTTCCAATGTCGCTTGAATATCTGGTCTACCTAACATGGCATCATCAATCCCAGCGATATACAAACTCTCGTTTGTAAGGAGAGAGACTTGATGAGCTTCATTCAAAAGAAGGGTAAAACCAGCTTCTGTCATAACATTTTGATATAAATCCGAACCATAGCCTCCGTGATCATGGTTCCCATATATAGCAAACGAACCAAACGGAGCTTCGAGATTTTTCAAAATCGGTGCAATAGAGTGAATATCTGCGTACTGATTAGGCGTATCCATTAAATCACCGGTAAAAAGAATCATGTCGGGCTTTTGTTCATTTATTTTATTGACCAATTCTTGAAGTTGGGATAAATCATATTGAAATCCAATATGCGTATCGCTGAATTGAAGTATTTTAAAGCCGTCGAAACCATTGGGAATCATCGGGTGAGAAATAGTGTGCTTCTTAACTGTTAATAGCTTTGGCTCAATTTCTCGAGCATAAAAGCCCCCTCCACAGACAGCAACAATTCCCGTTATAAAAGTGCCCAATCCTCTTTTCAAAAATCGTCTTCTCGACATTTTTGTTTTCATTACTAATCAACCTATTCTCATTTCTAAATTTAGGACAATCCACTCTATACTAACAAAATCAGGGACATATGAGAACTAAAAAGGCGTGATTTAAATCTTGTCCATGAAATATATGTATACAGATGTAGAATAAAAAATGATACAATATAAATGAATGAATATTCATTCTTTTTTGATGAGGGGGATGGAAGATGGAGAGGAAAGTGGTTATCATAACAGGTGGTTCATCTGGGATGGGGAAAGCAATGGCAAAAAAGTTTGCTGAAAGTGGCTTTTATGTGGTGATTACAGGAAGAGATGAGGAAAAACTACGAGCGGCCAAAAATGAAATTGAGAAAGAAAATAATCAGGTTCTACCTGTAAAAATGGATGTTAGAGAAGTGGAGGATGTAAAGAGAATGGTCGAGCTGACGGATGAAACATTCGGTCGGATTGATATTCTTATTAATAATGCAGCCGGAAACTTTATATGTCCAGCTGAAAAGCTATCAGTGAATGGATGGAATTCCGTGATAAATATTGTGCTAAACGGTACGTTTTATTGTAGTAGCGAGGTAGGAAAGTATTGGATTAGTAAAGGGATAAAGGGGAATATCATCAATATGGTTGCTACATATGCCTGGAATGCAGGTGCGGGAGTGATTCATTCAGCAGCTGCAAAAGCGGGAGTACTATCCATGACAAGAACGCTCGCTGTTGAATGGGGGCAGAGATACGGAATAAGAGTGAATGCAATTGCACCTGGACCGATTGAACGAACAGGTGGTGCACAACGGTTATGGGAGTCCCAAGAGGCCGCCAATCGAACGCTTTCAAGCGTGCCGCTAGGAAGGTTAGGTACCCCTGAAGAAATTGCTGAATTGGCCTTCTTTTTATGCTCAGAAGGTGCACTTTATATTAACGGAGAATGTATTACGATGGATGGCGGGCAATGGCTTAATCAGCATCCATTTTAAGAATAAAGACAGGCTAGTCAATAAGCTAGCCTGCTGATTCTTATTGATAGCTAACGGCTCT from Robertmurraya sp. FSL R5-0851 includes the following:
- the fadH gene encoding 2,4-dienoyl-CoA reductase, encoding MERKVVIITGGSSGMGKAMAKKFAESGFYVVITGRDEEKLRAAKNEIEKENNQVLPVKMDVREVEDVKRMVELTDETFGRIDILINNAAGNFICPAEKLSVNGWNSVINIVLNGTFYCSSEVGKYWISKGIKGNIINMVATYAWNAGAGVIHSAAAKAGVLSMTRTLAVEWGQRYGIRVNAIAPGPIERTGGAQRLWESQEAANRTLSSVPLGRLGTPEEIAELAFFLCSEGALYINGECITMDGGQWLNQHPF
- a CDS encoding metallophosphoesterase; this encodes MKTKMSRRRFLKRGLGTFITGIVAVCGGGFYAREIEPKLLTVKKHTISHPMIPNGFDGFKILQFSDTHIGFQYDLSQLQELVNKINEQKPDMILFTGDLMDTPNQYADIHSIAPILKNLEAPFGSFAIYGNHDHGGYGSDLYQNVMTEAGFTLLLNEAHQVSLLTNESLYIAGIDDAMLGRPDIQATLESIPNEAYTILLSHAPDLADKAASIGNVQLQLSGHSHGGQIQIPFLGAIIKPPFAKKYFEGFYQIDQAGDPLTLYVNRGLGTTRLPFRFLSPPEITVFTLQTLQK